The genomic interval ACCTCTACGAGGAGGTCGGCGCGGGCGCGGACCCGCTGGGGGACGAGAACGTTCTCCTCTTTCTCACCGGGCCGCTGACCGGCTACCTGCCGGGCGAACAGCGGTACGTCGTGGTGACGAAATCGCCGCTGACGGGAGCGTTCTTGGACTCCTACGCGGGCGGGTCGATGGCGGGTCGACTCGCCGGCTCCCTGGGCGATCACGTCGGCGTGCTCGTCACCGGACGGGCGGATCGACCGGTCGCCCTCTCGATCGCCGACGGCGAGGTCTCGATCGAGCCGGCCGACGACTGGTGGGGCCTCGACGCCCGGGAGACCGACGAGCGCACGCCGGACGCGGCGGTCGCGTGTATCGGCCCCGCGGGCGAGAACGGCGTCGCCTACGCCACCATCGCCTCCGACGGCGGCGACCACCACGCCGGCCGCGGCGGCGCGGGCGCGGTCATGGGCGCCAAGCGCCTGAAAGCGATCGTCGCGCGCGGCGAGTCGCCCGACCCTGACGAGGACCTCCGGGAGCTCCGCGACCGGTACGAGACCGCGTTCGCCGACGACGACACCGGCCGCTGGCACGCCGCCAGCGAGACCCTCGAGACGCTCGACTTCGCGAACGAAGTCGGCGTCCTCCCGACCCACGGCTGGCAGGAAGGCACCTTCGAGGGCGCCGATGAGATCGGGATCGAGGCCGTCCGCGACGCCGCTCACGAGCGCGAGCGCGAGGACGACCCCGTTCCCGGCGGCTTCCGCGTCGCGGGCGACGACGGCGACAGCGTCCCCCGCGGCTCGACGCCGATCGCGCTGGGCGCGGGCCTGGGCATCGACGACTTCGACGCCGTCGCGGCCCTCGGAGCGATCTGCGATCGCCTGGCGCTGGACGTAATCTCGGGGGGCAACGCGGTCGCCTGGGCGATCCGCGCGAGCCAGGAGGAGTACGTCGACCGCGACCTCGAGTTCGGCGACCAGGCGGCGGCGCGCGAGCTCATCGAGGAGATCGCGACGCGATCGACGCCGCTCGGGGACGCGCTCGCCGACGGCGTCGAGGCGGCGGCCGAGACCTACGACGCGCCCGACCTGATCCCCTCGGTGAAGGGGATGGAACTGCCGTCGTACGATCCGCGCGGGGCGGCGGCGATGGCGCTCGCGTACGCGACGAGCGATCGGGGGGCCTGCCACCGGCGGGCGCGCCCGGTCGAGACCGAAGCGGTCGAGGGCGACTGGACGACCGCCGAGCGCGTCGACCGGGTCATCGCCGAGCAAAACCGGCGGGCGGTCCTCTGGAGCCTCATCGCCGACGACTTCGTCGGCGACGCGCTCGTCCCCGACCTCGGCGCGGAGTTGCTCGCCGCGGTCGGCCGCGACTACGAGCCGGACGACCTCCGGCGCGTCGGCGAACGCGTCTGGACGCTCGTCCGGCTGTTCAACGTCCGCGAGGGGTTCTCGCGGGCGGACGACGAACTCCCGGTGAACCTGACCGAACCGCTCGAGGGCGGTCCGAACGACGGGGCCGCTGTCGCGACGGACTCCTTCGAAGCGATGCTCGACCGCTACTACGCCAGCCGCGGGTGGGACGAGCAGGGGCGGCCGACCGAGGAAACGCTCGAGCGGCTCGGCCTGGCCGACCTCGCAGCCGATATACCCGCGGCGACCCAGAGAGGTGATACGGAATGACCGAACGAATCGATCTCGACGATCTCGACGTCGAGACCGAGGATGACGAAACCGAGGAATCGAATCCCGGCGACTGGTTCTGGCGCGGCGAGGGCGATCCCGACGCCGAACCGACGACCAGGTGGTCCGAATCCGAACCGGACCGCGAGGCCGGCGAGACCGGCGAGACCGGCGAGGCCGCGAGCGACGCCAACGGAGCGACCGCCGGCGAGACGGGGAGCGACGAGTCGGGCGGCGACGCGCCCGATCCCGCGTCGCAACCGGCACCGCGCGTTCCCAGGTCGGAGGCGCAAAAGCCCGCCGGGATCCCGACGAGCGGCGGCGGGGCGGGCACGGGCGCGACCGGAGAGAGGAGAGAGGGGGCGGCCAGCGGGCCTCGGCCCGCGGGTTCGGCCGCCGAAGGCCCCCACGGCGGCGGCGTCGACGACATGACGATCGCCTTCACCTACCGGGCGGTCCAGCGGCTGGCCCATCCCGCGGCCGTCTTCGCGGACGCCTACGGCTGGTCCGACTGGATCGGAATCGTCGGCGACGTCGGGACACCGGCAATCACGAAGTTCCAGCGCGAGTACAGCGTCGACGCCGACTTCTTCACGGGCAGCGGCACGGACCCGAGCGAGCGGCTGCAGGAGATCGATAGGACCTCGATGTTCTACGCGGAGCGGATGCTCGTCATCGGCGTCGACGAGGACGACGAGGCGATCGCCGAGGCCGCCGACTGGGAGTACCTCCCGCTCGAGACGGCCGCGGAGAAAGCGGACTGGGAACTGGACTGACGCCGTCGCCGACGATACGATTGCGGTGTCCGTCCCGGGCCGTCGCTCCGGTGTCGGGGCTCGAATCGGTGACCTCGTTGACTCGTTTTGTCGCCCTCCGAAACGTTAATGCCGGGACGAACGACACGACTACTCGTTAGTATGGGACTTCGAACGGCACTCCGACAGAATACGGTCATCCTCGCCGGCCTACTCGCGGCCGGCGGCTGGGTCTTCGTGACCCTGCTGAACGTCTCCTCGAGCATGGGCTCGGTCACGTACGGCGACTGGATCGGCCAGAGCGGCGTCGCCGGGCTCGTCGGCCTGGTCGTCCTGCTGGCGATCGGCCTGCTCGTCGTCTCCGTCTACGCGGAACTCGGCGAGATGGATCCGCTTCCCGAGGAATTCCCGCCGGAGCAGTAATCGCGTATGACCGACGAGCACGCGGAACGGACCGCGGGAGACGTCGAGGGCGGTAGTGACGGTGACGGCGAGGGCGTCGACACCCTCTCGTTCGAGCTGAGCGACCGCTTCCTGCAGGCCGCCGACGAGTGGGGCGACTCGCGGGTTATGGACCGCTCAGCAGCCGTCGAGGAGAAGGTCGAACAGGCGCTGCTGGAGGTCGAGCACCTGCTCTCCGGCGCCGTCGAGGTCGAGTTCGAAGTCGAGGACGACGGAGCGGTCGTGACCTTCGAACCAAGCGACGAACTGGGGGCGTTCCTGGCCCGCCAGGCGCGCGAGACTGGACTCGATCCCGACCAGGTCCTCAAGCTGCACGCGGACCTGTTCGCGCGAGTCTTCCTCGACGACGATCAACAGACGGCGGAGACCCCGCCCGAGATCTGACACCGACGGCGACGATGATGGGATGGCAGTAGGAGACACCGACGGCAGCGGAAGCGGGAGAACGGCGCGGCGATCCGCCGAAATCGGAGCGAAAAGGCTTAGAGGAAACTGCTGTTAGGAGCTATCAAGAATGACGAAGAAACAGACCGACTGGCGACCGAAACCGGCGCTCGACAAGAAAGACGGCAAAGAGGCGTGGACGCACACCGGCGCCCACGAGATCAACGACGACGAGGTCGACGGGGACGTCTCGTTCCCCGAGGAACTCAAGGAGAAGGAACGGCAGAAAACGACCGAATCGTCGGAATAGAACTCGAACGCGCGAAACCGCTTAACTCACCTGTAGCGCGATCTCTTCTTCGAAGTCCGTGTAGCCGGCCAGCAGGTGACCGACCGCCTCGTAGAACGTCTCGTCGGCCTCCTCGGTGATCGCCGTCGCGCAGTCGTCGATCCAGTGCGAGAGGTGTTCCTCGTGGAAGACGCGCTGGAAGCCCAGCGCCTCCTCCCGGCCCCGCCGCTGTGAGCGGACCAGGTACCGCAGGAAGGCGAGTTCGACCGCGATGTGGTCGTTCTCCTCGGGATAGTTCTCCGGCGGGCTCCAGCCGGCCGCGCCGTAGCTCGCCTCGACCTTCGGGATTCCGTCGCCCATGTAGTCCGTGTCCTCCCGGTAATAGGTCTCGTGGGGGAGGACGGGTGGTCGCGGCCCGATGAACAGCCGCGTGAACTCGATCTCGAGGTCGTCGACGACGTCCTCGGTCGGTCGGTCCGCGTTCGCCTCGATGAACGCCTCGAGGAGCGCGAACCCCTCGTCTAACTCGTCGTTGACGCTACCCGACGGCGCGGCAATGTCGCCGTGGAGCACGTCGTCGATGAACGATTCGCCCGGTGCGTCGTGCGTCGCGGTCACCAGGAACTCGACCAGGTCGAGCCGGGCCGCGTACAGCGCTTCCATATCCATACCCATCAGTTTCCACCCCGGTTGTACAGGAGCATCGATCGACAGTCCGAACAGTAGTCGAAGATGCTCCCCTCGGCCTGGGGCGCCATGCCGGAGACGAGGTCGCCGACCTCGTCCTTGATCCGCTCGGCGGACCGCTCGCTCGTGAACTCCGTGCCGCAGTTCTTACACTCGAGCATCGTCCCCTCGAAGACGGTCGACCAGGCCGGATCGTCGTCGGTCGCGGCCGCGCCCTCGCTCGCCTGGTTCTCCGGGAGCAGGGAGAGGTGGAGTCCGTCCTCGACGGTGATCGCGTCCTCGATGCAGCCGTCCTCGCAGAGCCCGCAGTTCACGCACCGCTCGTGGTTGAACTCGAGACCGGTCCGGGTCCGACGGAGCGCGTCGGTCGGACAGAGGTTCGAACACGTCGGCGTGAGCGTGCAGGCGTCGCTGACCTCGACGCGGCCGAAGTCCTTCAGCCCGCGGATCACGTCGCGTTCGGGGTCGACGTGCTCGAGGATCGCGCGGACGCTCTCGAGCGTCCAGGCGTGACTGTCGAAGGCCGGGTTCTCGCGCTCGGGGTCGTCGATCTCGCCGGTCGCCTCGTGGTCGCCGGCCGGTACCGGCGAGCCGTCGAGACCGGCAGTGAACGACGAGAGGTCCTCGACGAACGTCGCCGGCGCGTCGGGATCGGGCGCGAAGAACGCGACCCGATCGTCGAGACCCAGATCCCCGGTCGCGCGGTTGACTCGCTCGACGAGTTCCGCCTTCGGATCCGGCCCGGAGTGAAGACAGCTCCCGCCGCAGCCGACGATGGCAACGCCGTCAGCGCCGGCCGCCAGCGCGTGCATCACGTGCGCCTCGCCGACCGTGTCCGTACAGTTTACGCGCACGGGGAGGATCGGCGGGTACTCGACCTCGGCCTTCCCCGACGCGGCCAGGCGACCGTACTCGCGCAGGGCGTCTTCGGCCTGCTCCGAGCAGACGAAGGCGACGATGGCCTCGTCGAGTCCGGAGCCGCCGCGACCGGGGATCCAGCTTTGGTTCACGTCGTCGGGCGTGAGCAGCGCCTCGACCTCGCGGGCGATGCGCTCGTTCGAGGGTTCGCGGAGTTGCGTCGCGCCGGTCGGGCACGAACTCGTACAAGCCCCGCAGTTCTGGCAGAGTTCGGGGTCGAACTCGACCTCGTCGATCCGCGAGCGCTCGACTGCGTCGTGGGGACAGGCCTCGACGCACTCGTTACAGCCCACGCGGCTGGAGGCGCCGGCCGCGCAGACGTCCATCTCGAGGTCGAGGAACTCCGGCTTCGTGATCCCGCCGAGCTGGTCCTCGATCGCCGCGATCTTCGCGGACGTGATGGGCGCCGTGTAGAAGCCGATCTCGCCGCCGCGGGCCGCGTCGGTCGCGGCCGGATAGACGACCTGGTCGACTTCGACGGTCCGTTCGGTGCCGTCGAGGTCGATGGCGTCGGTCGGACAGAGCTCGGGCAGCGACTCGTCGTCGACGTCGGGATCGATGTCGACGGGGTAGCTGGTGACCTTGTCCGCCGGGCCCGCGTGGACGCACTTCATACAGGAGATGCAGTCGTCGGTCACCTGCGCGCGGAGGGTGAGCTCGAACTCGCCGAAGGAGCCGTCGACGTCGACGACGCGGCCGCGCTCGATTGTCACGTCGTCGAGGTCGTAGTCGGCGTCGGCGAAGTCCCGTCCGTCGGCGATCAGGGTCACGTCGGCCGTGTCGGCGAGGGCGGCCGCCGTCTCCGGATCGCCGACGACCGCGACGCCGTCGCCGGCCTCGTGGGTAAGCGACCGGTGGATCGACTCGTTTTCCAAGCCCGCGCGACGCGCGTTGACCAGGCGCGCCGTCTTCGCGGTCGCCTCGCTCTCGCCGTGAACCCAGCCGGCGCTTTCGCGCTGGTCGACGAACTCGATGGCGTCGGGGTGGAGCCCGTGCTCGGATGCGACGTCTTGGAGTTTTTCCTGGGCGGCGGCTTCGGGACAGGTGACGATCAGCTGATCGAGGTCGTGTTCCTCGATCACGTGTTCCATCCCGGGCAACCCGTCCTGGCAGAGCATCTGCGAGCTGGCTGCGACGTCGACGTCATCGACCCCTTCGCGCGCGGCCTCCAGATCGATATTGCACGTATCGGCACACGAACAGACGAAAGACCCGACGTTCATTGACGGTGAGTACGCTGCCTCAGTAAAAGGCCTTACGTGACGGGAAGTGTTACGTCCTGAACATGCAAGCCGTTTTAGTTAGACCGATACTGTAACTCAACTATCTATTTCTCGTGTAAGTGTTGAGCAAAGGCAAGTTCGGGTTTCCGAAACTTGATTAGGAACGAAGAGTACCCCATCGTATGTTAGCGATCGGTGTAGTCGGTGCACGAACCGATACGAAACACTGCGGACAACTGTAGCATGAGTACGGAACCAGTCACGCTAGACCTCGACCGACGGTCGTTCATGAAAGCGACCGCGCTGGCCGGGGCAACGATACTCGGTAGTGGGGCAACGGGGCACGTCCTCAGCGACGACGAGGAAGAGCCGACCGGCGTTCACGACGACGCCGAGACGGCGAAAGTCATCTGCAACTACTGTTCGGTCGGCTGCGGCTTCAAGGCCGTCAAGGACGGTGACTCGTTCGTCGGGATGGAGCCCTGGAAGGAAAATCCGCTCAACAACGGCTCGCTGTGCTCGAAGGGGGCGAGCATCCTCGAGACGGAGCACTCGCCCAAGCGGCTCAAGCACCCGCTTATCCGCGAGGACGGCGAGTG from Natrinema salifodinae carries:
- a CDS encoding aldehyde ferredoxin oxidoreductase family protein — its product is MGEGDRIVRVDLANESVTSEPVPERWLRNYVGGKGLGARYLYEEVGAGADPLGDENVLLFLTGPLTGYLPGEQRYVVVTKSPLTGAFLDSYAGGSMAGRLAGSLGDHVGVLVTGRADRPVALSIADGEVSIEPADDWWGLDARETDERTPDAAVACIGPAGENGVAYATIASDGGDHHAGRGGAGAVMGAKRLKAIVARGESPDPDEDLRELRDRYETAFADDDTGRWHAASETLETLDFANEVGVLPTHGWQEGTFEGADEIGIEAVRDAAHEREREDDPVPGGFRVAGDDGDSVPRGSTPIALGAGLGIDDFDAVAALGAICDRLALDVISGGNAVAWAIRASQEEYVDRDLEFGDQAAARELIEEIATRSTPLGDALADGVEAAAETYDAPDLIPSVKGMELPSYDPRGAAAMALAYATSDRGACHRRARPVETEAVEGDWTTAERVDRVIAEQNRRAVLWSLIADDFVGDALVPDLGAELLAAVGRDYEPDDLRRVGERVWTLVRLFNVREGFSRADDELPVNLTEPLEGGPNDGAAVATDSFEAMLDRYYASRGWDEQGRPTEETLERLGLADLAADIPAATQRGDTE
- a CDS encoding DUF7124 domain-containing protein is translated as MTERIDLDDLDVETEDDETEESNPGDWFWRGEGDPDAEPTTRWSESEPDREAGETGETGEAASDANGATAGETGSDESGGDAPDPASQPAPRVPRSEAQKPAGIPTSGGGAGTGATGERREGAASGPRPAGSAAEGPHGGGVDDMTIAFTYRAVQRLAHPAAVFADAYGWSDWIGIVGDVGTPAITKFQREYSVDADFFTGSGTDPSERLQEIDRTSMFYAERMLVIGVDEDDEAIAEAADWEYLPLETAAEKADWELD
- a CDS encoding TorD/DmsD family molecular chaperone; translation: MDMEALYAARLDLVEFLVTATHDAPGESFIDDVLHGDIAAPSGSVNDELDEGFALLEAFIEANADRPTEDVVDDLEIEFTRLFIGPRPPVLPHETYYREDTDYMGDGIPKVEASYGAAGWSPPENYPEENDHIAVELAFLRYLVRSQRRGREEALGFQRVFHEEHLSHWIDDCATAITEEADETFYEAVGHLLAGYTDFEEEIALQVS
- a CDS encoding hydrogenase iron-sulfur subunit, with amino-acid sequence MNVGSFVCSCADTCNIDLEAAREGVDDVDVAASSQMLCQDGLPGMEHVIEEHDLDQLIVTCPEAAAQEKLQDVASEHGLHPDAIEFVDQRESAGWVHGESEATAKTARLVNARRAGLENESIHRSLTHEAGDGVAVVGDPETAAALADTADVTLIADGRDFADADYDLDDVTIERGRVVDVDGSFGEFELTLRAQVTDDCISCMKCVHAGPADKVTSYPVDIDPDVDDESLPELCPTDAIDLDGTERTVEVDQVVYPAATDAARGGEIGFYTAPITSAKIAAIEDQLGGITKPEFLDLEMDVCAAGASSRVGCNECVEACPHDAVERSRIDEVEFDPELCQNCGACTSSCPTGATQLREPSNERIAREVEALLTPDDVNQSWIPGRGGSGLDEAIVAFVCSEQAEDALREYGRLAASGKAEVEYPPILPVRVNCTDTVGEAHVMHALAAGADGVAIVGCGGSCLHSGPDPKAELVERVNRATGDLGLDDRVAFFAPDPDAPATFVEDLSSFTAGLDGSPVPAGDHEATGEIDDPERENPAFDSHAWTLESVRAILEHVDPERDVIRGLKDFGRVEVSDACTLTPTCSNLCPTDALRRTRTGLEFNHERCVNCGLCEDGCIEDAITVEDGLHLSLLPENQASEGAAATDDDPAWSTVFEGTMLECKNCGTEFTSERSAERIKDEVGDLVSGMAPQAEGSIFDYCSDCRSMLLYNRGGN